The Kitasatospora paranensis genome has a window encoding:
- a CDS encoding ATP-binding cassette domain-containing protein → MTNLAIAANGLRKSYGDKVVLDGIDLAVPAGTIFSLLGPNGAGKTTVVKILSTLVSAGPGTGDIRIDGHDLAADPQAVRAAIGVTGQFSAVDGLITGEENMLLMADLHHLSRSEGRRTAAALLERFDLVEAARQPASTYSGGMKRRLDIAMTLVGSPRVIFLDEPTTGLDPRSRHTMWQIIRELVSDGVTVFLTTQYLEEADELADRIAVLHDGRIAAQGTAQELKRLVPGGHVRLRFADPAAHRDAALALPGVGRDDEALTLQIPSDGSQRDLRSVLDRLDAAGIEADELTVHTPDLDDVFFALTGGTAIPHQPRKAVR, encoded by the coding sequence GTGACGAACCTGGCCATCGCAGCGAACGGGCTGCGCAAGTCCTACGGCGACAAGGTCGTGCTCGACGGCATCGACCTGGCCGTCCCCGCCGGCACGATCTTCTCCCTGCTCGGCCCGAACGGCGCCGGCAAGACCACCGTGGTGAAGATCCTCTCCACCCTCGTCTCCGCCGGGCCGGGCACCGGCGACATCCGCATCGACGGCCACGACCTGGCCGCCGACCCGCAGGCGGTGCGCGCCGCGATCGGCGTCACCGGCCAGTTCTCCGCCGTCGACGGCCTGATCACCGGCGAGGAGAACATGCTCCTCATGGCGGACCTGCACCACCTCTCCCGCAGCGAGGGGCGGCGCACCGCCGCCGCCCTGCTGGAGCGCTTCGACCTGGTGGAGGCCGCGCGGCAGCCCGCCTCCACCTACTCAGGCGGCATGAAGCGCCGCCTGGACATCGCCATGACGCTGGTCGGCAGTCCGCGGGTGATCTTCCTCGACGAGCCGACCACCGGCCTCGACCCGCGCTCCCGGCACACCATGTGGCAGATCATCCGCGAGCTCGTCTCCGACGGCGTGACCGTCTTCCTCACCACCCAGTACCTGGAGGAGGCCGACGAACTCGCCGACCGGATCGCCGTGCTCCACGACGGCAGGATCGCCGCCCAGGGCACCGCCCAGGAGCTGAAGCGGCTCGTCCCCGGCGGTCACGTGCGCCTTCGCTTCGCCGACCCGGCCGCGCACCGGGACGCCGCCCTCGCCCTGCCCGGAGTCGGCCGGGACGACGAGGCCCTGACGCTGCAGATCCCCAGCGACGGCAGCCAGCGCGATCTGCGCTCCGTCCTCGACCGGCTCGACGCGGCCGGCATCGAGGCGGACGAGCTGACCGTCCACACCCCCGACCTCGACGACGTGTTCTTCGCCCTGACCGGCGGCACCGCCATCCCCCACCAGCCCAGGAAGGCCGTCCGATGA
- a CDS encoding ABC transporter permease, which translates to MSALSLAVRDSSTMLRRNLLHARRYPSLTLNLLLTPIMLLLLFVYIFGDTMSAGIGGGTPDRAAYIAYVVPGLLLMTIGSTVVGTAVSVSNDMTEGIIARFRTMAIHRPSVLVGHVVGSVLQSVMSVVLVGAVAVAIGFRSTGATALEWLAAFGLLVLFALAFTWIAVGMGLVSPNAEAASNNAMPLILLPLLSSAFTPVHSMPGWFQPVAEYQPFTPAIETLRGLLLGSGIGHNGWLAVAWCVGLTVLGYFWSTSTFDRDPK; encoded by the coding sequence ATGAGCGCCCTCTCCCTCGCCGTCCGCGACTCGTCCACGATGCTGCGCCGCAATCTCCTGCACGCGCGGCGCTATCCGTCCCTCACCCTGAACCTGCTGCTCACGCCGATCATGCTGCTGCTGCTCTTCGTCTACATCTTCGGCGACACGATGAGCGCGGGCATCGGCGGCGGCACTCCGGACCGCGCCGCCTACATCGCGTACGTCGTCCCGGGCCTGCTGCTGATGACCATCGGCAGCACCGTGGTCGGGACGGCGGTGTCCGTCTCCAACGACATGACCGAGGGCATCATCGCCCGCTTCCGCACGATGGCGATCCACCGCCCCTCGGTGCTCGTCGGGCACGTCGTCGGCAGCGTGCTGCAGTCGGTCATGAGCGTCGTCCTGGTGGGCGCCGTCGCCGTGGCCATCGGCTTCCGCTCCACCGGCGCGACCGCCCTGGAGTGGCTGGCGGCGTTCGGGCTGCTCGTGCTCTTCGCCCTGGCGTTCACCTGGATCGCCGTCGGCATGGGCCTGGTCAGCCCCAACGCCGAGGCCGCGAGCAACAACGCGATGCCGCTGATCCTGCTGCCGCTGCTCTCCAGCGCCTTCACCCCCGTCCACTCGATGCCCGGGTGGTTCCAGCCGGTCGCCGAGTACCAGCCGTTCACGCCCGCCATCGAGACCCTGCGCGGCCTGCTGCTCGGCAGCGGGATCGGCCACAACGGGTGGCTCGCCGTCGCCTGGTGCGTCGGCCTCACGGTGCTCGGCTACTTCTGGTCGACCTCGACGTTCGACCGCGACCCGAAGTAG
- a CDS encoding thymidine phosphorylase has protein sequence MDAPSVIRTKRDRGELTDGQIDWVIDAYTRGEVADEQMSALAMAILLNGMNLREISRWTDAMIRSGVRMDFSALGVPTSDKHSTGGVGDKITLPLAPLVAACGAAVPQLSGRGLGHTGGTLDKLESIPGWRALISNEEMMQTLRDTGAVICAAGDGLAPADKKLYALRDVTGTVEAIPLIASSIMSKKIAEGTGALVLDVKVGSGAFMKNLADAQELARTMVGLGKAAGVNTVALLTDMSTPLGLTAGNALEVRESIEVLAGGGPADVVELTLALAREMLDAAGVQGKDPADALRDGSAMDHWRRMIAAQGGDVDAPLPVAREQHVVTAPASGVLTGLDAYAVGVCAWRLGAGRARKEDPVQAGAGVEMHAKPGDTVVAGQPLLTLHTDTPERYDYAIEALAGGITVAPEGTAFTPNPIVLDRIA, from the coding sequence ATGGACGCCCCCTCCGTCATCAGGACCAAGCGTGACCGCGGAGAGCTGACCGACGGTCAGATCGACTGGGTGATCGACGCCTACACCCGGGGCGAGGTCGCCGACGAGCAGATGTCCGCGCTGGCGATGGCGATCCTGCTCAACGGCATGAACCTGCGCGAGATCAGCCGCTGGACGGACGCGATGATCCGCTCCGGCGTCCGGATGGACTTCTCCGCGCTGGGCGTGCCCACCTCCGACAAGCACTCCACCGGCGGCGTCGGCGACAAGATCACCCTGCCGCTCGCCCCGCTGGTCGCCGCCTGCGGCGCCGCCGTCCCGCAGCTCTCCGGCCGCGGCCTCGGCCACACCGGCGGCACCCTGGACAAGCTGGAGTCCATCCCCGGCTGGCGTGCGCTGATCTCCAACGAGGAGATGATGCAGACCCTGCGCGACACCGGCGCGGTCATCTGCGCCGCCGGCGACGGCCTCGCCCCCGCCGACAAGAAGTTGTACGCGCTGCGCGACGTCACCGGCACCGTCGAGGCGATCCCGCTGATCGCCTCCTCGATCATGTCCAAGAAGATCGCCGAGGGTACCGGCGCGCTCGTGCTGGACGTGAAGGTCGGCTCCGGCGCCTTCATGAAGAACCTCGCCGACGCCCAGGAGCTGGCCCGGACGATGGTCGGCCTCGGCAAGGCGGCCGGCGTCAACACCGTCGCCCTGCTCACCGACATGTCCACCCCGCTCGGCCTCACCGCCGGCAACGCGCTGGAGGTCCGCGAGTCGATCGAGGTGCTCGCCGGCGGCGGCCCCGCCGACGTCGTCGAGCTGACCCTCGCGCTGGCCCGCGAGATGCTCGACGCCGCGGGCGTGCAGGGCAAGGACCCGGCCGACGCGCTGCGCGACGGTTCCGCGATGGACCACTGGCGCCGCATGATCGCCGCCCAGGGCGGCGACGTGGACGCGCCGCTGCCCGTCGCCCGCGAGCAGCACGTCGTCACCGCCCCGGCCTCCGGCGTGCTCACCGGCCTCGACGCGTACGCCGTCGGCGTCTGCGCCTGGCGCCTCGGTGCCGGCCGGGCCCGCAAGGAGGACCCGGTGCAGGCCGGCGCCGGCGTCGAGATGCACGCCAAGCCGGGCGACACGGTGGTGGCCGGCCAGCCGCTGCTGACCCTGCACACCGACACCCCCGAGCGTTACGACTACGCGATCGAGGCGCTGGCGGGCGGCATCACCGTCGCCCCCGAGGGCACCGCGTTCACCCCGAACCCGATCGTCCTCGACCGGATCGCCTGA
- a CDS encoding cytidine deaminase, translating to MTTAPAPAPDWEALRSAAREAMSRAYAPYSKYPVGAAALVDDGRVVSGCNVENASYGLGLCAECGLVSALYATGGGRLTAFTCVDGAGALLMPCGRCRQLLYEHGGPELLVDLPSGVKTMDEVLPDAFGPERL from the coding sequence GTGACGACGGCTCCGGCGCCGGCACCGGACTGGGAGGCCCTGCGGTCCGCGGCCCGCGAGGCGATGTCCCGCGCGTACGCGCCGTACAGCAAGTACCCGGTCGGTGCGGCGGCCCTGGTCGACGACGGCCGGGTGGTCAGCGGCTGCAACGTGGAGAACGCCTCGTACGGGCTCGGTCTGTGTGCCGAGTGCGGCCTGGTCTCCGCGCTGTACGCCACCGGCGGCGGCCGGCTCACCGCGTTCACCTGTGTGGACGGCGCGGGCGCGCTGCTGATGCCGTGCGGCCGCTGCCGCCAGCTGCTGTACGAGCACGGCGGGCCCGAGCTGCTGGTCGACCTGCCCTCCGGGGTGAAGACCATGGACGAGGTCCTGCCCGATGCCTTCGGGCCGGAGCGTCTCTAG
- a CDS encoding ABC transporter permease — MSTAVTAKPKTPASPAKKGRISLPVLLLLIAGALVLFSAVGAGTGNHGLTSSGQIAAALGSAVPIAMAGLGGLWAERSGVVNIGLEGMMVAGTFCGAWGGFLVNPWFGLVAGMAGGALGGLLHALVTVTFGVDHIVSGVGVNLLIPGICAYVNKIYYKDYVADGAGANQSPPADSLPLITVPGLSPWLASVEKHHWFLVSDLAGIVGGVVTNLSVVIVLAAVLIVASYFLLWRTVFGLRLRSCGENPTAAESLGVNVYKYKYIAVIASGAFAGLGGAYLSLVAAHFYKDGQTQGRGFIGLAAMIFGNWMPGGLAVGSGLFGFTDSLQLRDADSVHVLLLTVAVIMGLLAMWHGYRRKYTTAVISLVVGGLLGLWYATTDAVERPLIVATPYVITLVVLALASQRLRPPKADGQIYRKGQGK; from the coding sequence ATGAGCACCGCTGTCACCGCCAAGCCGAAGACGCCGGCGTCGCCGGCCAAGAAGGGCAGGATCTCGCTGCCCGTCCTGCTCCTGCTGATCGCGGGCGCCCTGGTGCTGTTCTCCGCGGTCGGCGCGGGCACCGGCAACCACGGTCTGACCTCCTCGGGCCAGATCGCCGCGGCCCTCGGCTCCGCCGTCCCGATCGCGATGGCCGGTCTCGGCGGCCTCTGGGCCGAGCGGTCCGGCGTGGTCAACATCGGCCTCGAAGGCATGATGGTCGCCGGCACCTTCTGCGGCGCCTGGGGCGGCTTCCTGGTCAACCCGTGGTTCGGCCTGGTGGCCGGCATGGCGGGCGGCGCCCTCGGCGGCCTGCTGCACGCCCTGGTGACCGTGACCTTCGGCGTCGACCACATCGTCTCCGGTGTCGGTGTCAACCTGCTGATCCCGGGCATCTGCGCGTACGTCAACAAGATCTACTACAAGGACTACGTGGCGGACGGCGCCGGTGCCAACCAGTCGCCGCCGGCCGACTCGCTGCCGCTGATCACCGTGCCGGGCCTGTCACCGTGGCTGGCGAGCGTCGAGAAGCACCACTGGTTCCTGGTCTCCGACCTGGCGGGCATCGTCGGCGGCGTGGTCACCAACCTGTCGGTGGTCATCGTGCTCGCCGCGGTGCTGATCGTGGCCAGCTACTTCCTGCTCTGGCGGACGGTCTTCGGCCTGCGGCTGCGCTCCTGCGGCGAGAACCCGACGGCCGCCGAGTCGCTGGGCGTCAACGTCTACAAGTACAAGTACATCGCGGTCATCGCCTCGGGCGCGTTCGCCGGCCTCGGCGGCGCGTACCTGTCGCTGGTCGCGGCGCACTTCTACAAGGACGGCCAGACCCAGGGACGCGGCTTCATCGGCCTCGCCGCGATGATCTTCGGCAACTGGATGCCCGGCGGCCTGGCGGTCGGCTCCGGCCTGTTCGGCTTCACCGACAGCCTCCAGCTGCGGGACGCCGACTCGGTGCACGTGCTGCTGCTCACCGTCGCGGTGATCATGGGCCTGCTGGCCATGTGGCACGGCTACCGCCGCAAGTACACCACCGCGGTCATCAGCCTGGTGGTCGGCGGCCTGCTCGGCCTCTGGTACGCCACCACCGACGCGGTGGAGCGCCCGCTCATCGTCGCCACGCCGTACGTGATCACCCTCGTGGTGCTCGCCCTGGCGTCGCAGCGCCTGCGGCCGCCGAAGGCGGACGGCCAGATCTACCGCAAGGGCCAGGGCAAGTGA
- a CDS encoding ABC transporter permease, with translation MTSSTSTPAKRAKRFDPERILLALAAPVLAVLLSVVICSVLLAVSGKNPFEAFRVMFTYGTASDGQVLTLNRATVYYLAAAAAAFGFRMNLFNIGVDGQYKLGVLFAAYVGSQVDLPAVLQIPLLLVTAMLVGGLWASIAGLLKVYRGVSEVISTIMLNAIATAVVGLLLIPGRFAPEKSGTSNSIQTDPISQSSHFFSIETAGGTLWGFIFVAVLVGVLFQFTLSRTRFGFDLRASGRSETAATASGVNVKKMVITTMVVSGAIAGLIGLPELTQSSYYFGQNIQPGLGFIGISVALLGRNTPIGIAFSALLFAFLDVAGTQLPLQGDFPQEIVQVMQGTIVICVVVAYELVRRYGLKRQQQKVGAELAAQAAAAAKKEVSA, from the coding sequence ATGACGAGTTCCACATCCACCCCGGCGAAGCGCGCCAAGCGCTTCGACCCCGAGCGGATCCTGCTGGCGCTGGCCGCGCCGGTGCTGGCCGTCCTGCTGTCCGTGGTGATCTGCTCCGTGCTGCTGGCCGTCTCGGGCAAGAACCCGTTCGAGGCCTTCCGCGTGATGTTCACGTACGGGACGGCCTCCGACGGCCAGGTGCTGACCCTCAACCGGGCCACCGTGTACTACCTGGCCGCCGCGGCCGCCGCCTTCGGCTTCCGGATGAACCTGTTCAACATCGGCGTCGACGGCCAGTACAAGCTCGGCGTGCTGTTCGCGGCGTACGTCGGCAGCCAGGTCGACCTCCCGGCGGTCCTCCAGATCCCGCTGCTGCTCGTCACCGCGATGCTGGTCGGCGGCCTCTGGGCGTCGATCGCCGGTCTGCTCAAGGTCTACCGCGGCGTCAGCGAGGTCATCTCGACCATCATGCTGAACGCCATCGCCACCGCGGTGGTCGGCCTGCTGCTCATCCCGGGCCGGTTCGCCCCGGAGAAGAGCGGCACCAGCAACAGCATCCAGACCGACCCCATCTCGCAGTCCAGCCACTTCTTCTCGATCGAGACGGCCGGCGGCACGCTCTGGGGCTTCATCTTCGTCGCCGTCCTGGTCGGCGTGCTCTTCCAGTTCACCCTGAGCCGCACCCGGTTCGGCTTCGACCTGCGCGCCTCCGGCCGCTCGGAGACCGCCGCCACCGCCTCCGGCGTGAACGTCAAGAAGATGGTGATCACCACCATGGTGGTCTCCGGCGCCATCGCCGGTCTGATCGGCCTGCCCGAGCTCACCCAGAGCTCGTACTACTTCGGCCAGAACATCCAGCCCGGTCTCGGCTTCATCGGCATCTCGGTCGCCCTGCTCGGCCGGAACACGCCGATCGGCATCGCCTTCTCGGCGCTGCTGTTCGCCTTCCTGGACGTCGCCGGCACCCAGCTGCCGCTCCAGGGCGACTTCCCGCAGGAGATCGTCCAGGTCATGCAGGGCACCATCGTCATCTGCGTCGTCGTCGCCTACGAGCTGGTCCGCCGCTACGGCCTCAAGCGCCAGCAGCAGAAGGTCGGCGCCGAACTCGCCGCCCAGGCCGCCGCGGCCGCCAAGAAGGAGGTCTCGGCATGA
- a CDS encoding ABC transporter ATP-binding protein: MVANHDIDITVRRGTVHALMGENGAGKSTLMKILYGMQKPDEGTIAIDGEQAEFNTPADAIARGIGMVHQHFMLADNLTVWENVVLGGEKLHGIGGKARAKIKEISDQYGLGVRPDVLVEDLGVADRQRVEILKVLYRGARILILDEPTAVLVPQEVDALFANLRELKSEGVTVIFISHKLHEVLAVADAISVIRRGTTVGDADPKSVTARQLAEMMVGAELPSPESRESTVTETEMLRADGLRIAKPDAEGIERVVLDDISLRIRKGEILGIAGVEGNGQAELVEAIMGMLPLDAGSVTLDGRDLTAVATRARREAGIGYIPEDRHRHGLLLEAPLWENRILGHVSEAPNSKGFLLDPAGARKDTERIVEEYDVRTPGIEVTAASLSGGNQQKLIIGREMSHRPKLLIAAHPTRGVDVGAQAQIWEQIRSAQREGLAVLLISADLDELIGLSDTIRVIYRGRLVADADPATVTAEDLGTAMTGAAAGHIESEPEAVAEERAVAAEGTESAEADAATEAPGTADTDETAASDGPAEPAESADDDTQAGSNP, encoded by the coding sequence GTGGTGGCCAACCACGACATCGACATCACCGTGCGACGCGGCACCGTGCACGCCCTCATGGGCGAGAACGGCGCCGGCAAGTCCACCCTGATGAAGATCCTCTACGGCATGCAGAAGCCGGACGAGGGCACCATCGCCATCGACGGGGAGCAGGCCGAGTTCAACACCCCGGCCGACGCCATCGCCCGCGGCATCGGCATGGTCCACCAGCACTTCATGCTGGCCGACAACCTCACGGTCTGGGAGAACGTCGTCCTCGGCGGCGAGAAGCTCCACGGGATAGGGGGCAAGGCGCGGGCCAAGATCAAGGAGATCTCCGACCAGTACGGCCTGGGCGTGCGGCCCGACGTGCTGGTCGAGGACCTGGGCGTCGCCGACCGCCAGCGCGTCGAGATCCTCAAGGTGCTCTACCGCGGTGCGCGGATCCTGATCCTGGACGAGCCCACCGCCGTCCTGGTGCCCCAGGAGGTGGACGCGCTCTTCGCCAACCTGCGGGAGCTGAAGTCCGAGGGCGTCACTGTCATCTTCATCTCGCACAAGCTGCACGAGGTGCTCGCCGTCGCCGACGCGATCAGCGTCATCCGCCGCGGCACCACGGTCGGCGACGCCGACCCGAAGAGCGTCACCGCCCGCCAGCTCGCCGAGATGATGGTCGGCGCCGAGCTGCCCTCCCCGGAGAGCCGCGAGTCCACCGTCACCGAGACGGAGATGCTCCGCGCCGACGGCCTGCGGATCGCCAAGCCCGACGCCGAGGGCATCGAGCGCGTCGTCCTGGACGACATCTCGCTGCGGATCCGCAAGGGCGAGATCCTCGGCATCGCCGGCGTCGAGGGCAACGGCCAGGCCGAGCTCGTCGAGGCCATCATGGGCATGCTGCCGCTGGACGCCGGCTCCGTGACCCTGGACGGCCGGGACCTCACCGCCGTCGCCACCCGGGCCCGCCGCGAGGCCGGCATCGGCTACATCCCCGAGGACCGGCACCGGCACGGCCTGCTGCTGGAGGCGCCGCTCTGGGAGAACCGGATCCTCGGCCACGTCAGCGAGGCACCGAACTCCAAGGGCTTCCTGCTCGACCCGGCCGGCGCCCGCAAGGACACCGAGCGGATCGTCGAGGAGTACGACGTCCGCACCCCCGGCATCGAGGTCACCGCGGCCTCGCTCTCCGGCGGCAACCAGCAGAAGCTGATCATCGGCCGCGAGATGAGCCACCGGCCCAAGCTGCTGATCGCGGCGCACCCCACCCGGGGCGTGGACGTCGGTGCCCAGGCGCAGATCTGGGAGCAGATCCGCTCCGCCCAGCGCGAGGGCCTGGCCGTCCTGCTGATCTCGGCCGACCTGGACGAGCTGATCGGCCTCTCGGACACCATCCGGGTGATCTACCGCGGCCGCCTGGTGGCCGACGCCGACCCGGCCACCGTCACCGCCGAGGACCTCGGCACCGCCATGACCGGTGCGGCTGCCGGCCACATCGAGTCCGAGCCCGAGGCCGTCGCCGAGGAGCGGGCGGTCGCCGCCGAGGGGACCGAGTCCGCCGAGGCCGACGCCGCCACCGAGGCCCCCGGTACCGCCGACACCGACGAGACCGCCGCGTCCGACGGGCCCGCCGAACCGGCCGAGTCCGCCGACGACGACACGCAGGCGGGGAGTAACCCATGA